ACTGTTTAAGCAgaagccttcttctccttgacgTAAGCCTTGCGGACAACGTCCCTTCGAGCCCTCTTGGCGAGTTGGATCTGGAATCGGTCGAAGTCGGTGGCGTTCTGTGAAAAGCCTAATCAGTCGCCTGTTGCGCCAGATCCTACCCAACACTCACCTTCCTGACCTGCCTGGCAGCCAACTTCTTAGCCCATCCGCTCTGCTCCCACTTCTCCGAAACACCAGCCTTCTCAATAGCCTTCTTGAGGGGACCGGCACCGACACCTCGGGGAAGAGACGCAATGGTGTAAGGAGTGAGGATAAGGTTTCGGTAGGGGAAAGCTTGACGGGAAACGGAGGTGGTGGGGCCGTCAATGAGAGCCTGAAGGAAATGTCAGTCGTGTCACACTTTCGGGGAGAGCATCTAGCGTACCCTGTTGTGGTCGATGATCTCAACGATCACGGCGAGCTTGCCAGCAGAAGGGCCCTCGTTAACGAGGACAACTCGGCCAACCTCGACAAAACGCTTGAAGGTAGATTGCTATAACAGAGTCAGCCTCTGCTTCTGTCGCCAGGCCAGTCATCTTCCCAACGCccaaatcctcctcctcggtcCTCCAGTTTCCTCCTAAAGCTCTCTCAGCTTGTATTTTCCTCCTGCTATTTTTCTTTGCACCATTGTTTGTCGAATTCCCCTCTTTCATTTTTCGCTTCCCTCCTCATATCGCAAGCATTATCGGCAGTCAACTCACCACCATCTCGTCCGAGTCCTAAGGTGAGAGAAATAGGGGTAAGAGAAGTATAACTTGAAGGTTAAGGAGAGCTTTCATTCAGGTAAACCTCGCCATTCGGGAAACCGCGAGCGACTCACGAAACGCAACTTCGGCGTTTCGTATAATGCCGACGCGCGACAAAGGGAGGATAAGAATAAATTGCTGTCGGGTTTTGAATGCCTGCCCTTAACGCCGATAAGAACGAATACATTTCATTCAGAGTCCATTGCGGGGTATTTGCTCCGTGCTGAGTCATTGCTGCTCACAACAAAACAGAACAGCGACCATCATGTCTATTTTCGTTTCAAGCGCTGTTGCTGCTTCTCACAGCAATTTCCTCCTTGAATCCAATGTCCCGCTTTTATTGAATAGCATCGTGGCTCCCCTTTATTCTCGTCGGCGAGATGCTACCATAGGAGACGTTATTCGTTAGAAGATAGTAGTTATCGAATGATTGACAAACTCTGCAATGATTTACTGTAACAACAGTACCACAAGTGATGCTTTGCATGTCGTCAACGCTAGCTAAGGAATAAGAATCGTTCAAAGGAGGAACTGCAGTACTATGGTATTCGGCAAGCAAACATTTCAAAGGAAGATAAGaatgcttcttcttccctctttcttggcatcttctttcatgCAATTAAAATGGTAGTTCAAGGATAGTGAGTTGTTTACTACTTGCTCCAGCGTCatgtcttctctttctgtGTCGTTGTCTCCCTCCTTGGCACAACGGCGACAGGGATTGTTGGATGGTTGGTTTTGTTTTTAATATTGAATGACTGATGGACAACATGTATAAGCATAATGACAGTAGAGGGACAGCGTCAAGATGCATGATGCATATCGCCCGGCAGTAGCGATCGACATGACGACAGCAGTGGTGGATGAAAGGAGGTgaactgctgctgctgtcccCTTTTTTGCAATTGCGAGTAAACCGAGTAATTAATAAACACCTCAGCTTCTTTGtccaccaccagcagctTCCTCATCGCGTGCCTTCTGGGTTATGTTCAGTGGCTAGGCTTGCGTCAAAGAAGGCCTTTCTGTTAAAGAGGCGCTAATTGTGCGGCGATATCACAAACAATACATTGTGGCACACGTCAGACCGGGGCTAGGGGCCAAATAATTACCGAAAACGGAAATGAGACCAACTGgaccctttttttcaattCCAAAAAGCGGAGGGGGGTATTCCCAAAGCCCCCGTTCCGAATTCCAAATTGTCTTATTCATCTCcacatccatctctccacctCGTTATCGACAACGCGCTTCTGTTATCGGCCCATCCTTTGGCAGTCACCCGCGCATCTCTgcccccaccaccactaccTCCACAAAAGAGCATTGCTCGACAAAACGTTTCGCAAGAAACACCATCAAACCCTCGAATCTCCCACCCGGTCGCACGCCGAATCACATCCCGCGCTTGCTCAGTCCCATCAAAATCCGTGGACACTCACGCCCCTCCCGACCTTCTTTGTCATAGCGCAATCGCATCTCTCTTGCAGGCCCGCTATAAAATACGCTCGTTTGTATAACAAGCAACAAGTCCTCGTCTCCTTTGCAACAAAGCTTCCCACAGGCTACACACACGTGTCTTCGTCAACATCCCTTCATTGTCAGTCCTTTGACCAGTTTCTACCCTCGTCTTCACTCGCGACATAGTCACCAACAGCCATGTTCCCCGACCTTCCCGAGCACCTTCAGGCTCTCAATACCATTCCGGGTGACACCCCCCCGTCGTCCGGTATGAACCcagagcaagaagaagccttTTGGGGGTTCCTCCACGCCGATGAGCTGTTCCGAAACTTTGGCAGCGTGCCATCTCCgcaggatgaagagaagaagcagcaaCAAGCTGCCCAGAACCAGATGTCTGCTCCTGCTGCGCCCGCCCCTACCCCTGCCACCGTAGCTACACCAGTTTCATCCGCCAGCAAAGATGACAAGCATTCTGGGCCCACCCTCGagtctttccttgctgcctACATGGGCCATTCCTCTACCACTGCCCAACAACAGACCGCTGCTCAAACAATAAGCAACTATCTCAtgcctcttcctgctccttACACCAACCCTGCTTCCAATGCGCACCACCAGAGCACCATTTTGCCTGCAACATCTGTGACCACCCAGGATGGCGTGTCAAGTGCGAGCACTGTCAGTGCTCACGAAGACTCTCCTACCGATGACAAGCCGTCAGGCGCGAAAAAATTGAAGCAAATGGGCGCAAACCCTAACGACCTCGAAGAGGAGTACGTTATTCTTCTCTGTCTTTTTATTATTCGGTCAACTAATATTGATATTTTAACAGCAAGCGACGAAGAAACACTGAAGCATCTGCTCGTTTCCgagccaagaagaaggagcgcGAGCAAGCCCTTGAGCGACGAGCCAGTACGTCACAATTTCCTTTCAGATGTGTTAGTTATTAAATGGGAAATCTTGCAGAGGAACTTGAAGCCCAGGTCGCCTCTCTTGCCGCCGAAAACAGCTCTCTCCAAAACGAGAACCGATTACTTAAAGCCATCGTTCTGAACGGATCAAACCCTAGTGCAGCTGCTCTTGCTGGTGTCATCGGCGCCGGTCACGACACACAAGGACAGGATGCCCTTCAGGCTGCTTTGGCCGCTTtagggaagaggaagcggGATGAGTAGGGTGAAAAATGTCGTGGCTTGTATCAGTAGATCACGATAGATTGTAAAGGGGTTGTTTATAGCAAGCTAATTGTTTTCGAGTAGATGAGTTACCTTCATTTTTGCCTTTACTTTATCTACTTTGGTTTAAGCTTTCCATCGAATTTCGAATTACAAAAAACAGGTCTTTGTCTTCCTTCAGTCGGTTAAAGCCATACGTCTGAATTCTTGGTTTTTTATACGAATGTTTTGTACGTacaggaagaaaagaaaaagggcCGGATGCAGAGATACATTGGCACATATCTCTTTTAGCGAATAACAGGATACAAATGTATCAGAAGGAAGTGCTTTTGCGACCGGCGAATAATCATACAAACACTCTCCTACATACATAATAATAGCGGATGACTGCTGTATTTGGGCAGGTCCTATCGAGGAGACTCGGGAGAAAGGAGCGTATCTCGTATTATGTGCGAGTCGACGAAGCCAATGAAAGTCGGTCATGCTCAGACAAGATGCACAACGTGCAGACTTCATTCAATGTGCTCTGTTAAGCTGTGAAAACAGAAGCAGTAACGGTGAACCCGACAGCATGATTTACATCATTACAATGACACATGTTAATCCTTGCTTACTGAAGAAGCGGACGCTGTGGTAGTGAATAGTCAGGAAAGTAGGCCGTGCGTTGAAACAGTAATAGATGGACAAACCAAGCAGCAGCTGCACATAAGGTATGCTTGGTGTTATACAAAT
This region of Cryptococcus neoformans var. neoformans B-3501A chromosome 10, whole genome shotgun sequence genomic DNA includes:
- a CDS encoding 60S ribosomal protein L14 (Match to ESTs gb|CF190047.1|CF190047, gb|CF186056.1|CF186056, gb|CF191963.1|CF191963; HMMPfam hit to Ribosomal_L14e, Ribosomal protein L14, score: 100.6, E(): 3.7e-27): MVQSTFKRFVEVGRVVLVNEGPSAGKLAVIVEIIDHNRALIDGPTTSVSRQAFPYRNLILTPYTIASLPRGVGAGPLKKAIEKAGVSEKWEQSGWAKKLAARQVRKNATDFDRFQIQLAKRARRDVVRKAYVKEKKASA